From Yersinia hibernica, a single genomic window includes:
- the mdtC gene encoding multidrug efflux RND transporter permease subunit MdtC, with the protein MKFFALFIQRPVATTLLTLAITLSGIIGFSLLPVSPLPQVDYPVIAVSASMPGADPETMASSIATPLERALGRIAGVDEMTSTSSLGSTRIILQFSLSRDINGAARDVQAALNAAQSLLPSGMPNRPTYRKMNPSDAPIMIMTLTSDTFSQGQLYDFASTQLAQKIAQTEGVSDVTVGGSSLPAVRVELNPSALFNQGVSLDAVRQAISAANVRRPQGSIANSEQHWQVQANDEIKTAAEYRPLIIHYNNGSAVRLQDVANIVDSVQDVRNAGMSDGKSAVLLVISREPGANIIATVDRIRAELPALRASIPASIQLNIAQDRSPTIRASLDEVEQSLVIAVALVILVVFLFLRSGRATLIPTVAVPVSLIGTFAAMYLCGFSLNNLSLMALTIATGFVVDDAIVVLENISRHLEAGVKPMVAALRGVREVGFTVLSMSISLVAVFIPLLLMEGLPGRLFREFAVTLSVAIGISLVISLTLTPMMCAHLLRAQPASQQQRIRGFGKVLLAIQQGYGRSLNWVLGHTRWVMVVLLSTIALNVWLYISIPKTFFPEQDTGRMMGFIQADQSISFQAMQQKLKDFMKIVSADPAVDNVTGFTGGSRTNSGSMFISLKPLSERSETAQQVITRLRGKLAKEPGASLFLSPVQDIRVGGRQSNASYQFTLLADDLAALREWEPKVRAALSKLPELADVNSDQQDKGSEMALTYDRETMARLGIDVSDANALLNNAFGQRQISTIYQPLNQYKVVMEVAPQYTQDVSSLDKMFVINSEGRSIPLSYFAKWQPANAPLAVNHQGLSAASTISFNLPDGGSLSEATAAVERAMTELGVPGTVRGVFAGTAQVFQETLKSQLWLIMAAIATVYIVLGILYESYVHPLTILSTLPSAGVGALLALELFNAPFSLIALIGIMLLIGIVKKNAIMMVDFALDAQRNGNLSARDAIFQASLLRFRPILMTTLAALFGALPLVLSSGDGAELRQPLGITIVGGLAMSQLLTLYTTPVVYLYFDRLRSRFSKKPLMRLE; encoded by the coding sequence GTGAAATTCTTTGCTCTGTTCATCCAGCGGCCGGTCGCGACCACCCTGCTCACGCTGGCCATCACTCTCAGCGGCATTATCGGCTTTAGTTTATTGCCGGTATCGCCGCTGCCACAGGTGGATTATCCGGTGATTGCCGTGAGTGCCTCCATGCCCGGGGCGGATCCGGAAACCATGGCGTCATCCATTGCCACACCACTGGAGCGCGCACTGGGAAGAATCGCCGGGGTCGATGAAATGACCTCAACCAGCTCATTGGGCAGCACGCGGATTATTCTGCAATTTTCTCTCAGCCGCGATATTAATGGCGCGGCGCGTGATGTGCAGGCCGCACTCAATGCGGCGCAAAGTTTGCTTCCCTCCGGGATGCCCAACCGCCCGACCTATCGCAAGATGAACCCGTCGGATGCGCCAATTATGATAATGACCCTGACGTCGGACACCTTCAGTCAGGGTCAATTATATGACTTTGCCTCGACCCAACTGGCGCAAAAAATTGCCCAAACCGAGGGCGTCAGTGATGTAACCGTCGGTGGCAGCTCCCTGCCTGCGGTTCGGGTGGAGCTCAATCCTAGCGCCCTGTTCAATCAGGGGGTGTCACTGGATGCAGTGCGCCAGGCGATCAGCGCCGCTAACGTCCGTCGCCCGCAAGGTTCGATTGCTAACAGTGAGCAACATTGGCAGGTTCAGGCCAATGATGAGATTAAAACTGCCGCGGAGTATCGCCCACTTATCATTCACTACAACAATGGATCGGCGGTGCGCCTACAGGATGTCGCCAATATCGTCGATTCTGTGCAGGATGTGCGCAATGCCGGGATGTCCGATGGCAAGTCGGCCGTGCTGTTGGTGATAAGCCGTGAACCGGGGGCAAATATTATCGCCACCGTCGACCGAATTCGGGCCGAGCTTCCGGCTCTGCGCGCCTCAATTCCGGCCTCGATTCAACTGAATATTGCCCAAGACCGCTCACCGACGATCCGCGCCTCACTGGATGAAGTGGAGCAATCGCTGGTGATCGCCGTGGCATTGGTGATTCTGGTGGTGTTCCTGTTCCTGCGATCAGGCCGCGCCACCTTGATCCCGACGGTGGCGGTGCCGGTTTCGCTGATTGGCACCTTTGCCGCCATGTATCTGTGCGGTTTTAGCCTCAATAACCTGTCACTGATGGCGCTGACCATCGCCACTGGCTTTGTGGTCGACGATGCTATCGTGGTGCTGGAGAACATTTCTCGCCATTTGGAGGCGGGAGTCAAGCCGATGGTAGCCGCTTTACGCGGGGTGCGCGAAGTCGGTTTTACCGTGCTGTCGATGAGTATTTCACTGGTGGCGGTGTTCATTCCGCTGCTGCTGATGGAGGGGCTACCGGGGCGGTTATTCCGTGAGTTTGCCGTCACATTGTCAGTGGCGATTGGTATCTCGCTAGTGATTTCGTTAACCCTGACCCCGATGATGTGCGCCCATTTGCTCCGCGCCCAACCGGCTAGTCAGCAACAACGTATTCGCGGTTTCGGTAAGGTGCTATTAGCTATTCAGCAAGGCTATGGCCGCTCACTCAATTGGGTGCTGGGCCATACGCGCTGGGTGATGGTTGTGCTGCTTTCCACTATTGCCTTGAATGTTTGGCTGTATATCAGCATCCCGAAAACCTTTTTCCCCGAGCAAGATACCGGCCGCATGATGGGCTTTATTCAAGCGGATCAGAGCATTTCGTTCCAGGCGATGCAGCAAAAACTGAAAGATTTTATGAAAATTGTTAGCGCTGATCCGGCGGTTGACAATGTGACTGGATTTACTGGCGGCTCACGCACCAACAGCGGCTCCATGTTTATCTCACTGAAACCATTGAGTGAACGCAGCGAAACCGCCCAACAAGTGATTACCCGGCTGCGGGGCAAACTGGCAAAAGAGCCGGGAGCCAGTCTGTTCCTCTCTCCGGTGCAGGATATTCGCGTCGGTGGCCGTCAATCCAACGCCAGCTATCAATTTACGTTATTAGCGGACGATTTAGCGGCGCTGCGTGAATGGGAGCCGAAAGTCCGGGCCGCCCTGAGTAAGTTACCAGAGCTGGCCGATGTGAACTCCGACCAGCAAGATAAAGGCTCAGAAATGGCCTTAACCTATGATCGCGAAACCATGGCGCGGCTGGGTATTGATGTTTCAGATGCCAATGCCTTGCTCAATAACGCCTTTGGTCAACGGCAGATTTCCACCATTTATCAGCCATTGAACCAATACAAGGTAGTGATGGAAGTCGCGCCTCAATATACGCAGGATGTGAGTTCGCTGGACAAAATGTTTGTCATTAACAGCGAGGGCCGGTCAATTCCACTGTCATATTTCGCCAAGTGGCAACCCGCCAATGCCCCACTGGCGGTGAATCACCAAGGATTATCGGCCGCCTCAACTATCTCATTTAACTTGCCCGATGGCGGCAGCTTGTCTGAGGCGACCGCCGCAGTGGAGCGGGCGATGACGGAACTGGGGGTGCCCGGCACAGTGCGCGGTGTGTTTGCCGGTACCGCGCAAGTATTCCAGGAAACCTTGAAATCTCAGCTGTGGCTGATTATGGCGGCGATCGCCACGGTCTATATTGTGCTCGGGATTTTATATGAAAGTTATGTTCACCCACTGACCATATTATCGACACTGCCCTCGGCTGGGGTCGGGGCGCTATTGGCGCTGGAATTATTCAATGCGCCCTTTAGCCTTATCGCCCTGATTGGCATCATGTTATTGATTGGTATCGTGAAAAAGAACGCCATCATGATGGTCGACTTTGCTCTTGATGCTCAGCGCAATGGCAATCTCAGCGCCCGGGATGCCATTTTCCAAGCCAGTTTGCTGCGCTTTAGGCCGATTTTGATGACCACCTTAGCCGCCCTATTCGGGGCACTACCGCTGGTATTGAGCAGCGGCGATGGTGCGGAATTACGCCAACCGCTCGGGATTACCATTGTCGGCGGGTTGGCGATGAGCCAGTTGCTGACACTGTATACCACTCCGGTGGTTTACCTCTATTTTGACCGGCTGCGCAGCCGCTTTAGCAAAAAGCCGCTGATGAGGTTGGAATAA
- a CDS encoding MFS transporter, whose amino-acid sequence MTGMTQATSIRWQLWIVAFGFFMQTLDTTIVNTALPSMAASLGENPLRMQSVIVSYVLTVAVMLPASGWLADKVGVKWIFFSAIILFTLGSLMCAQAETLNELIFSLVIQGVGGSMMVPVGRLTVMKIVPREQYMSAMAFVTLPGQIGPLVGPALGGFLVEYASWHWIFLINLPVGVVGTLATLWLMPNYTTRTRRFDISGFIMLAIGMATLTLALDGHKGLGLPPLAIAGLVLCAILALAGYWWHAKGNSSALFTLRLFNHKSYSLGLIGSMSARIGSGMLPFMTPVFLQIGLGFTPFHAGLMMIPMIIGSMGMKRIIVRVVNRFGYRRVLVSATLLLAVVSLSLPLVALLGWMLLLPVVLFFQGMLNALRFSTMNTLTLKDLPNRLASSGNSLLSMVMQLSMSLGVSTAGILLGVFAHNQVAINTPATHSAFLYSYLCMAIIIALPALIFNRVPPDTGTNRNLSRPPAKPANR is encoded by the coding sequence ATGACGGGGATGACTCAAGCGACCTCCATCCGCTGGCAACTGTGGATAGTCGCTTTTGGCTTTTTTATGCAGACGCTGGACACCACCATCGTCAACACCGCCCTGCCCTCAATGGCGGCCAGTTTGGGCGAAAATCCGTTGCGCATGCAGTCGGTGATTGTCTCTTATGTGCTGACCGTGGCGGTGATGCTGCCGGCCAGTGGCTGGCTGGCCGATAAAGTGGGGGTTAAATGGATATTCTTCTCGGCCATTATCCTGTTTACTCTCGGCTCCTTGATGTGCGCGCAAGCGGAAACCTTGAACGAGTTAATTTTTTCTCTGGTTATTCAAGGGGTTGGCGGTTCCATGATGGTGCCGGTCGGCCGCCTGACCGTGATGAAAATCGTGCCACGCGAACAATATATGTCGGCCATGGCATTTGTAACCTTGCCCGGTCAGATTGGGCCATTAGTCGGGCCGGCGCTGGGGGGATTTTTGGTCGAATATGCCAGCTGGCACTGGATATTTTTGATCAACTTGCCAGTCGGCGTGGTCGGCACATTAGCCACTTTATGGTTGATGCCCAATTACACTACCCGAACCCGGCGCTTTGATATCAGTGGCTTTATCATGCTGGCTATCGGCATGGCAACATTGACACTGGCATTAGATGGGCATAAAGGTCTGGGCTTGCCGCCACTGGCGATCGCGGGCTTAGTCTTGTGCGCGATATTGGCCCTGGCGGGTTATTGGTGGCATGCCAAAGGTAACAGTTCGGCGCTATTCACACTGCGGTTGTTTAACCACAAATCCTATTCTTTGGGCCTGATCGGCAGCATGAGCGCCCGCATCGGCAGTGGTATGTTGCCCTTTATGACGCCGGTTTTTCTGCAAATTGGGCTGGGGTTTACCCCATTCCATGCAGGATTAATGATGATCCCGATGATTATCGGCAGCATGGGCATGAAGCGAATTATCGTGCGCGTGGTCAACCGCTTCGGTTACCGCCGAGTGCTGGTCAGTGCCACTTTGCTACTGGCGGTCGTCAGCTTGAGTCTCCCGCTGGTGGCGCTGCTGGGGTGGATGCTCCTGCTGCCGGTGGTGTTATTCTTTCAGGGAATGCTTAATGCGCTGCGCTTCTCCACTATGAATACATTGACTCTAAAAGATTTACCCAACCGCTTGGCCAGTAGCGGCAATAGCCTGTTGTCGATGGTTATGCAACTGTCAATGAGCTTGGGGGTCAGTACCGCCGGGATATTGCTCGGTGTATTTGCCCATAATCAGGTCGCGATAAACACCCCGGCGACTCACAGCGCGTTTCTCTACAGTTACCTGTGTATGGCCATTATTATTGCGCTACCAGCCCTGATATTTAACCGCGTGCCACCGGATACAGGCACTAATCGCAACCTATCCCGCCCGCCAGCTAAACCGGCCAACCGATAA
- the baeS gene encoding two-component system sensor histidine kinase BaeS has translation MRVGITGKLFMAIFATCMLVLITMHWGVRASFERGFIDYIKQSNQQRITMLGDALEVQYQHYGNWDFLRNNDQMIYQIMRSFEQSGDNSRNLPPHGWRAQFWVVDSHNNVLAGRSGQVPKEASRQPITVNKQVVGWVMSTPPEKLTRNADINFDQQQRRTSWIIVGLSTLLAAAVTWILSRGMLAPVKRLVEGTHRLAAGDFSARVAVSSRDELGRLAQDFNQLASSLEKNEQMRRDFMADVSHELRTPLAVLRGELEALQDGVRAPTPESLVSLQAEVGILTKLVNDLHQLSLSDRGALAYRKTQLDATRLLQIAIASFRGRFDSKNITITAQLPEQAVMFGDPDRLNQLFHNLLENSLRYTNDGGRLAITAQQEEQTLTLCWQDSKPGLNDEQLQRIFERFYRTENSRNRASGGSGLGLAICHNIVEAHGGKISAEHSPMGGLRITVVFPLFHSLG, from the coding sequence ATGAGGGTAGGCATTACCGGAAAACTGTTCATGGCCATCTTCGCCACCTGCATGCTGGTGCTAATTACCATGCACTGGGGGGTTAGAGCCAGTTTCGAGCGCGGTTTTATCGATTATATCAAGCAAAGCAATCAGCAGCGCATAACCATGCTGGGTGATGCCCTCGAGGTGCAATACCAGCACTATGGTAACTGGGATTTTCTGCGCAATAATGACCAGATGATTTATCAAATCATGCGCTCTTTCGAGCAAAGTGGCGACAACAGCCGCAACCTGCCGCCACACGGCTGGCGTGCTCAATTTTGGGTGGTTGATAGCCACAATAACGTGCTAGCTGGCCGTTCTGGCCAGGTGCCCAAAGAGGCTAGCCGCCAACCTATAACGGTGAATAAACAAGTCGTTGGCTGGGTGATGTCGACCCCACCAGAAAAACTGACCCGCAATGCCGACATTAATTTTGACCAGCAACAGCGCCGCACCAGTTGGATTATTGTCGGCTTGTCGACCTTACTGGCCGCCGCAGTCACATGGATTTTATCCCGTGGCATGCTGGCCCCGGTCAAACGGCTGGTGGAGGGCACTCATCGGCTAGCCGCGGGTGATTTCAGTGCTCGAGTGGCAGTCAGTAGCCGGGATGAGCTGGGCCGCTTGGCACAGGATTTTAACCAACTTGCCAGCTCATTGGAGAAAAATGAGCAGATGCGGCGCGACTTTATGGCCGATGTTTCCCACGAGCTGCGCACCCCACTGGCGGTATTGCGCGGTGAGCTGGAGGCGTTGCAAGATGGTGTGCGCGCACCAACACCGGAGTCATTAGTCTCGCTACAAGCTGAAGTCGGGATATTAACCAAGCTGGTGAATGACTTACACCAATTATCGCTCTCTGACCGGGGGGCGCTGGCTTACCGCAAAACCCAACTGGATGCCACCCGCCTGCTGCAAATTGCCATCGCCAGCTTCCGCGGCCGTTTTGACAGCAAAAACATCACCATCACCGCCCAATTGCCAGAACAGGCGGTGATGTTTGGCGACCCCGACCGGTTAAATCAACTGTTTCACAACTTGCTGGAAAATAGCCTGCGCTACACCAATGATGGCGGCCGGTTAGCAATTACGGCACAGCAGGAAGAACAGACATTAACACTCTGCTGGCAAGACAGTAAGCCGGGGCTTAACGACGAGCAGTTGCAACGTATTTTTGAACGTTTTTATCGCACTGAAAACTCGCGTAACCGCGCCAGTGGTGGCTCGGGGCTGGGTTTGGCGATTTGCCATAATATTGTCGAAGCCCATGGTGGGAAAATCAGTGCTGAACATTCACCTATGGGTGGCTTGCGGATTACGGTAGTATTTCCGCTATTCCATTCACTAGGGTAA